From Bacteroides uniformis:
GAAACTGAAAATCACTCCCCACATGCATCCCAACGAAAGCCCGTTGAAGAACAGCGCAAAGACATTCAGCGGCCGGGGCAACGCTCCGAACAGCACCAGCGAAAGCTCGGCCACCGCCACCGAGAGGATGATGAACTTCAGACGGTTCTCCTTCTTCAGTTCCGAAATTACCTTGATGCCAATCAGCTTGGAAATAAAATAGCCGGAAATCTGCACGATGCTGGTTGCCGTCTTGTAATCCATCCCGAAGAAGTCGAGCCCGTCGAAGCCCGCAGCCGTAAACGGCTTGCGCAGCGCATAGACCAGTGAATAGGAGAGCAAAGCCGCTCCACCCGCCCAAAGGATGAATAAGGCATCAGCCAGTCTCTTGCTCTGTATTATCTGTTTTTTCTCACCGTTGAACATAGTGTGTCGTTTAAGTTGGTTCTTGATTTCGGCGGCAAAGATAGAGGCGGGTGCTGACAGCAAAAATGAATTTCCATTATTAATAAACTTCATGAGATGCTCCACTCGGCGCAGGAAGTGTACAATTACAGCGGCATCTACATCAGTTACAGCCTCTCTTCCTCCTCCAATGCCTTAAAGGTAGAGCCTTACCTGATAACCCCTGCCGACAGCAACGACCACGTCAAAGTGGTGCACATGAGCGCCTACAACACCACCCACTTCGGCACTGCTGTCTTCAACAACCACCAGAATGCCTATATCTTCTTCAACGAACGCGAGGCGCCCCAACTGGCCTTGTTCACCATCTACCTGCAACTGCCCATGTACGACTTTCCCCACCTGCTCAAAGGGCTCTACCTCTGTCTGGACTACAACCGCAACCCCATAGCCCGCCGCATCCTCTTCATCAAACACTCGGACAGCACCTCCATGGACGACTTCCTGGAACTGAAAGGCCAGCTCATCCCCCAAGACCAGCTGACCGACGAGCAACGCCCCTACTACAACTACACCTGCCAGCCGGGCGACTTCATCAAAACCTGCTCCGTCCCCTCTCCCCTGCTGAACGAGAAAGACCTGGAACGGGAGAAGCGGATGCTGGAAATCTAAGACAGCCCGGACAGTCCGGGAATTTTCACTTTGCAACCAAGTTGCATCTCCTTTCCGCTACCTTTGCTGCAGAAAATAGAAAATAGGAGGAAACAATATGAGTTGCAAATGCTGCTGCACACACGGACATACAGCGATACAAGAAAAAAGAAACAGTCTGCTGAAAGATTATTGGAGAATCATCCTCTCCGCCCTATTGCTCTTCGGAGGGCTCATCCTGAATGCTACTGACACCACCTTCTTCAAGGGAGAGTATGTACCTTTTATATGGTACTTGCTTGCCTATCTCCCCGTAGGCCTCCCGGTGATGAGGGAAGCCTGGGAAAGCATCCTGCAAAAGGACGTGTTCAGCGAATTCACCCTTATGTCCATCGCCACCCTCGGCGCCTTCTATATAGGCGAATATCCCGAAGGCGTTGCCGTCATGCTCTTCTACTCCTTGGGAGAGCTCTTTCAGGACAAAGCCGTAGACAAAGCCAAGCGTAACATCAGCGCCCTGCTCGACGTACGTCCCGAAACGGCAACGGTCATCAGAAACGGCAGTACACTTGTCGAAGCTCCCCAACGTGTGCAGGTAGGCGAAACCATCGAAGTAAAAGCCGGAGAGCGCGTCCCCCTGGACGGAACGATGCTGGACGAAGTTGCCGCCTTCAACACCTCCGCACTGACGGGAGAAAGTGTTCCCCGCAACATCCGCCAGGGCGGGGAAGTGCTTGCCGGAATGATTGCGACCGACAAAGTCGTACGCATCCAAGTCACCAAACCCTTCGAGAAAAGTGCTCTTTCCCGTATATTGGAACTGGTGCAGAATGCCTCCGAGCGCAAAGCGCCGGCAGAACTTTTCATCCGTAAGTTTGCCCGTATCTATACGCCCACCGTCACCGGACTGGCGGCATTGATTGTACTGCTCCCCTTCCTCTATTCGCTGGCAGATGCACAATTCTCGTTCATCTTCAATGACTGGCTATACAGGGCATTGGTCTTTCTGGTTATCTCCTGCCCGTGCGCCCTCGTCGTAAGCATTCCGTTAGGCTACTTCGGAGGCATCGGCGCCGCCTCCCGCCTGGGTGTCCTCTTCAAAGGTAGCAACTACCTCGATGCCATCACCCAAGTCGACACGGTGGTATTCGACAAGACGGGTACGCTGACCAAAGGCACCTTCGATGTACAATCCTGCCAGGCACAACCGGGAGTTACGGAAGAGAAGTTGATACAGCTTGCCGCCTCGGCAGAGCGAAACAGTACGCACCCCATAGCCAAAGCCATCGTAAGCTATGCCAAACAAAGAGATATAGAGCTGATTGCCACAACGGACGTTACGGAGATTGCCGGCCACGGACTGCAAGCCACTATGGATGGAACGCGTGTCCTGGTGGGCAACACCCGCCTGCTGACTAAGTTCGGGATAGAATATCCCGATGAATTGTCATCAATTGTCGATACGATTGTGGCCTGCGCCATCGGAACAAAATATGCCGGTTATCTGTTGCTATCAGACACATTAAAGGAAGATGCCGTCAACGCCGTCAAAGAATTAAAAGCTTTAAATATCAATAATATTCAGATATTATCGGGAGACAAACAAGCCATTGTTACTAACTTTGCAGAAAAGCTAGGCATCACCCAGGCATACGGAGACCTGCTGCCGGACGGAAAGGTGAAGCACATCGAGGCACTCCGCAGCAACCCTGCCAACCGAATAGCCTTTGTGGGCGACGGCATCAATGATGCCCCGGTTCTTGCCCTTAGCCATGTGGGCATCGCCATGGGCGGACTTGGCAGCGATGCCGCCATCGAAACCGCCGATGTAGTGATACAGACAGACCAGCCTTCGAGAGTGGCCACCGCCATTCATGCGGGCAGGCAAACCCGCCGGATTGTCTGGCAGAACATCTCGCTGGCTTTCGGAGTGAAGCTGCTTGTCCTCATCCTCGGTGCCGGTGGAATCGCCACACTTTGGGAAGCTGTCTTTGCCGACGTAGGCGTCGCCCTCATTGCGATAGTGAACGCCATACGCATACAGAAACTTATTAAATAGAAAAAATGGAAGAAAAGAAATATTTGGACCTATTGGCCAAAAGGGACATACAGCCCACTGCCATCCGCATCCTGGTATTGCGCACCATGATGCAGGCAGGCCGTTCCGTCTCATTGCTCGACCTTGAAACCATGCTGGATACGGTGGACAAATCCACCATCTTCCGTACCCTTACCCTATTCCTCTCCCATCATCTGATACACAGTATAGATGACGGGACGGGTTCCTTCAAGTATGCCGTGTGCAGCGACAGTTGCTCTTGCGACGTAAGCGACCTGCACACCCATTTCCATTGCGAGAAATGCAACAAAACCTTCTGCTTCACCAACATTCCCACTCCGGTGGTGAAGCTGCCTCAAGGATTTACACTGAACAGCATCAACTATGTACTGAAAGGCATTTGTCCGGACTGTGCAGCAGAAGTCAACCGGGAGGCTTAGTTAAAAAATAAAAATCCATGCAGTCATTCATGTTCTTCTCTATCCTTAAGAAATAACATTGAGACAAACACATGGATACAAAAGCTCTTGTCACTTTATGCCAGAAGGGAAACGGGCAGGCCTTGAGCCTGCTCTACGAAAACTATTCAGAGAAAATGCTGAAAGTATGCCTACGCTATATTCCCGACCCAACGATAGCCCAAGATCTTCTTCACGACGGTTTTGTCATCATATTCACTTCCATTCATTCGCTGCGCAACCCGGAGAAACTGGAATACTGGATGAAAAAGATTATGAGAAACCTGGCACTGCAATACCTCAACCATGCCAATGCCAACCCCACCATCCCATTGACAGATATTCCGGAAGAGGAAGAGCCTGCTGAAAATCCTTTTTGTCCGGATTTCATTTCGTACGATAAGATGCTGGATATAGTGGAGAGCCTTCCGGAGGGCTACTGCAAGGTATTTAAACTGGCAGTACTGGAAGGATTGTCCCACAAAGAAATCGGAGATTTACTGGGTATAGCGCCACACTCCTCTTCCTCCCAATTGTTCCGGGCGAAAATTTTACTTAAAAAGATGCTGGCAGGATACCGTGTATTCATTGTTTTGACAGTATTGCTTCTCTTTCCAACGCTATATGACTATCTGTACAGAGAGAAAAAGAGTATCAGGGAAAACCGTTTGTCCAAAGTTTCTT
This genomic window contains:
- a CDS encoding heavy metal translocating P-type ATPase, with the translated sequence MSCKCCCTHGHTAIQEKRNSLLKDYWRIILSALLLFGGLILNATDTTFFKGEYVPFIWYLLAYLPVGLPVMREAWESILQKDVFSEFTLMSIATLGAFYIGEYPEGVAVMLFYSLGELFQDKAVDKAKRNISALLDVRPETATVIRNGSTLVEAPQRVQVGETIEVKAGERVPLDGTMLDEVAAFNTSALTGESVPRNIRQGGEVLAGMIATDKVVRIQVTKPFEKSALSRILELVQNASERKAPAELFIRKFARIYTPTVTGLAALIVLLPFLYSLADAQFSFIFNDWLYRALVFLVISCPCALVVSIPLGYFGGIGAASRLGVLFKGSNYLDAITQVDTVVFDKTGTLTKGTFDVQSCQAQPGVTEEKLIQLAASAERNSTHPIAKAIVSYAKQRDIELIATTDVTEIAGHGLQATMDGTRVLVGNTRLLTKFGIEYPDELSSIVDTIVACAIGTKYAGYLLLSDTLKEDAVNAVKELKALNINNIQILSGDKQAIVTNFAEKLGITQAYGDLLPDGKVKHIEALRSNPANRIAFVGDGINDAPVLALSHVGIAMGGLGSDAAIETADVVIQTDQPSRVATAIHAGRQTRRIVWQNISLAFGVKLLVLILGAGGIATLWEAVFADVGVALIAIVNAIRIQKLIK
- a CDS encoding Fur family transcriptional regulator, with product MEEKKYLDLLAKRDIQPTAIRILVLRTMMQAGRSVSLLDLETMLDTVDKSTIFRTLTLFLSHHLIHSIDDGTGSFKYAVCSDSCSCDVSDLHTHFHCEKCNKTFCFTNIPTPVVKLPQGFTLNSINYVLKGICPDCAAEVNREA